Below is a window of Paramagnetospirillum magneticum AMB-1 DNA.
GCCAGCCCAGCGCCGTCTTGACGGGTTGGCTGGTGGCGCCGGAGGACAGCTTGAACACCGCCTCGGCCAGTCCTTCGGGCAGGTCGTTCTTCTCGATGACGCCCAGATCGATGATCTCGCTGTTCAGAGCCTTAGCAATGGTCGCCAGATCCTTGCCCCCGGTCACCAGATCGGTGGCCTTGGCGGCGGCGGAAGACTCGTCGAAGACGATCTGCGACACGGCGCGGCGTTCCGGCGTGGAGAATTCCTCGATGCGCTGCCGGTAAGCGTCGCGCACCATCTCCTCGTCGATGTCGATGCCGCCGGCCACGTCGGAGGGACGCAGCAGCAGAACGGTCAGCGCCCGGAATTCCGGCGCCATGAACCGGCTGACGTTGTCCTTGTAATAGGCTTCCAGCACGGCCGCGTCGGGGGCGGCGGGCAGGGGCGTGGACTCATCCTTGATCAGGAAGGTCTCGGCCACCCGGCGCTCCTCCCGCCAGGCCAGCAGCGGATCGGTCAGGGCCTGGGGCGCGCCGATGCCGGCGGCGACGGTCTCCACCATCTGGTTGCGCACCATGTTGGTGCGCTCGGTCTTCATGAAGCTGTCCTCGGTGTGGCCAAGGCGCGAGAGGCGCGAGCGGAAGAGGTCGCGGTCGAACTGGCCCGTCGGCCCCTTGAAGGCGGGGTTGGAGGCCACACGGCGCAAAATGGTCTCGTCGGTGGCGGCAAGGCCCAGCGAGCGGGCCGCCTCGTCGATCAGGGTGCGGGCGATCAGCGAATCGATGGTGCGGTCCAGCATGCCCATCTTGCGGGCGTCCTCGGCGGTCAGCTTGCCGCCGAACAACGGCTGCAGACGCTCGACCTCGCGCTTGAACTCACCCATGACCTCGGCCGCCGACATGGAGGTGCGGCCGATCTCGATGGCCGGGCTGCGGCCGACGCCGCCGCGGACCACGTCGCCGGCGCCCCAGGCCACGAAGCTCAGGGCCAGAAGGGCGAACAGTAACCTGACGATCCAGGTCTTCGAAGCGGTGCGAAATACGTCGAGCATGGATTGGGCCGAGTCCGCAAAAGATGTTGGGGCGTGCCGGATGCCGGCCGCCCTGGGCTGGCGGCATAATAAGGAGGGGGCAGGGGGGCCGCAACATGGAAGTGGCCTTCCGC
It encodes the following:
- a CDS encoding peptidyl-prolyl cis-trans isomerase yields the protein MLDVFRTASKTWIVRLLFALLALSFVAWGAGDVVRGGVGRSPAIEIGRTSMSAAEVMGEFKREVERLQPLFGGKLTAEDARKMGMLDRTIDSLIARTLIDEAARSLGLAATDETILRRVASNPAFKGPTGQFDRDLFRSRLSRLGHTEDSFMKTERTNMVRNQMVETVAAGIGAPQALTDPLLAWREERRVAETFLIKDESTPLPAAPDAAVLEAYYKDNVSRFMAPEFRALTVLLLRPSDVAGGIDIDEEMVRDAYRQRIEEFSTPERRAVSQIVFDESSAAAKATDLVTGGKDLATIAKALNSEIIDLGVIEKNDLPEGLAEAVFKLSSGATSQPVKTALGWHVVKVSQIQPGRTRSFDEVKAQLEQDMRKEKATDGLSELANRVEDALGGGATLEEAAKRHNLKTVKIAAVDAQGRGADGKPVADLPKSDQFLDVAFHTDQNTESPLTEVPNNGYFLLHVDGVTAPAPKPLAEIRSEVVATWQAERRQEQARDKALKLADRIKVGEGIAQVALSAGAKLETSKPFVREPAEGTALPATIIAELFKAQPGGIATAPVQGGTLVARLAKVVTFDTNANPALTQAARQRVSQAVATDIADQYIAALNASIGVKVDRPQLTREE